The following proteins are encoded in a genomic region of Sulfurovum indicum:
- a CDS encoding DUF448 domain-containing protein, with protein sequence MKKSQPIRMCIACRSRHPQNILIRLKQEGNNIIAYNGVGRSFYLCEICSQNEKKIRGLVKRFKQDEVHFVKLLREMTQTVNSCDTSHLNEGVNK encoded by the coding sequence ATGAAAAAATCACAGCCTATACGAATGTGCATCGCTTGCCGGAGCAGACATCCTCAAAACATTTTGATTAGACTTAAGCAGGAAGGTAATAACATCATAGCCTATAACGGAGTAGGCAGGAGTTTTTATCTCTGTGAGATTTGCAGTCAAAATGAAAAAAAGATCAGAGGCTTGGTGAAACGTTTTAAACAGGATGAAGTACATTTTGTGAAATTGTTGAGAGAGATGACACAAACAGTCAACTCATGCGATACGTCGCATTTAAATGAAGGAGTTAATAAATAA
- the infB gene encoding translation initiation factor IF-2, whose translation MDKVKIQEVAEEAGLSNGELIEKAKELGFDVKAPNSTISMENAGILVDYAISGSLPKGFRKSEEKKKITVVKKKETEKTEEEVPKTESIETVAEESSLQKEEKTESPEERVAESKEEKEVPVEKTVLKEVKKRKGISVISKKTEPEAETLKAEQKESERPKRKTLSRSGIKIVRKAKPAPVRAATKISMGEAASVPSRKKVKKGPAQAKETGKKIDIFNHDSMSGDIDSGFGEEEVVLLDFSDKNIYEEMMRQEQKRKEEAKKRELAAGGPAKGRQPFRPQQKRSLKRGGKRKKYSKEESTDVITSVEIPENVRVYEFAEKIGKTAGDVIKVLFALGMMVTKNDFLSKDEIEILAEEFGVEVTTMNPLDELDYVQVYDAKPNENLEERPPVITIMGHVDHGKTSLLDRIRSAKVADKEAGGITQHVGAYQIEKEGKKITFVDTPGHEAFTEMRSRGAQATDIVIIVVAADDGVMPQTKEAIAHTKAAGVPMIVAINKIDKPNANPDNVKAQLAEIDVMAADWGGEYEFVPVSAHSGEGIDELLETILLQAEVMELEADPTREAKAVVVESSLEKGFGPVANVIIKNGTLHVGDNVIVGTTYGRIRAIKLDDGSNVKEIGPSTPAAIVGLNEVPGAGETLVVMENEKEARELAEKRAEYERAKQLSKSTKASLEDLSALIAEGQLKSLPVIIKADVQGSLEAIKGSLEKLRNEEVKVNIIHEGVGGVTESDVTLADASEHAVILGFNVRPTGSVKKKAKELGVEIRTYSIIYDLLDDVKALLGGLMSPVIKEEVTGQAEVRETFVVGKVGTIAGCKVTDGVITRNSKARLIRDGVVVYESSISSLKRFNEDAKEVKNGYECGIMLENFNDIKEGDVIETFKDVEEQVKL comes from the coding sequence ATGGATAAAGTAAAAATCCAAGAAGTAGCAGAAGAAGCGGGGTTGTCAAATGGCGAGCTCATTGAAAAAGCAAAAGAGCTCGGCTTTGATGTCAAGGCACCAAACAGTACGATCAGTATGGAGAATGCCGGTATACTCGTAGACTATGCTATCAGCGGCAGCCTGCCAAAAGGGTTCAGGAAATCTGAAGAGAAGAAAAAAATAACTGTTGTAAAGAAAAAAGAGACAGAGAAAACGGAAGAGGAAGTTCCGAAGACAGAGAGTATTGAAACGGTTGCCGAAGAGAGTTCTTTACAAAAAGAAGAAAAAACCGAAAGTCCTGAAGAGAGAGTAGCCGAATCTAAAGAAGAAAAAGAAGTACCTGTAGAGAAAACTGTATTAAAAGAGGTAAAGAAGCGCAAGGGGATCTCTGTGATCAGTAAAAAAACAGAACCTGAAGCAGAAACCTTAAAAGCAGAGCAAAAGGAAAGTGAACGGCCTAAACGCAAAACGCTTTCACGTTCAGGCATTAAGATCGTAAGAAAAGCGAAACCGGCACCGGTACGGGCTGCAACAAAGATATCGATGGGAGAAGCTGCATCTGTACCTTCCAGGAAAAAGGTTAAAAAGGGACCGGCTCAGGCAAAAGAGACTGGAAAAAAGATCGATATTTTCAACCATGACAGTATGAGTGGTGACATTGACAGCGGATTTGGTGAAGAAGAGGTTGTACTGCTTGATTTCTCTGACAAGAATATCTATGAAGAGATGATGCGACAGGAACAGAAGCGTAAAGAAGAGGCTAAAAAAAGAGAGTTGGCAGCAGGTGGTCCTGCAAAAGGCAGACAACCGTTCCGTCCTCAGCAGAAGCGATCGCTCAAACGTGGCGGAAAGCGCAAGAAATACAGTAAAGAGGAAAGTACAGATGTTATTACTTCTGTCGAAATCCCTGAGAATGTGAGGGTCTATGAGTTTGCCGAAAAGATAGGCAAGACAGCAGGTGATGTCATTAAGGTACTTTTTGCATTGGGAATGATGGTAACCAAAAACGATTTCCTCTCAAAAGATGAGATCGAGATCCTTGCTGAAGAGTTTGGGGTGGAAGTGACCACGATGAATCCGCTTGATGAACTTGATTATGTACAGGTGTATGATGCCAAACCAAATGAGAATCTTGAAGAGAGACCGCCGGTTATAACCATTATGGGACACGTTGACCATGGTAAGACTTCATTGCTTGACAGGATACGTTCTGCAAAAGTGGCAGATAAAGAGGCTGGCGGTATTACACAGCATGTAGGAGCCTATCAGATAGAGAAAGAGGGCAAGAAGATAACTTTCGTTGACACTCCGGGGCACGAAGCCTTTACTGAGATGCGTTCGCGCGGAGCACAGGCAACTGATATTGTAATCATTGTGGTTGCAGCAGATGATGGTGTTATGCCGCAGACCAAAGAAGCGATTGCACATACCAAAGCAGCAGGTGTGCCGATGATCGTTGCGATCAACAAGATTGATAAACCAAATGCAAATCCGGACAACGTCAAGGCACAACTTGCTGAGATCGATGTAATGGCAGCAGACTGGGGTGGAGAGTATGAGTTCGTTCCTGTCTCTGCACATAGCGGTGAAGGGATCGATGAACTTCTTGAAACGATCCTTCTTCAGGCAGAAGTGATGGAACTTGAAGCTGATCCGACCAGAGAAGCTAAAGCAGTTGTGGTTGAGAGCTCATTGGAAAAAGGATTTGGCCCGGTTGCCAATGTGATTATCAAGAACGGAACGCTTCATGTAGGGGATAATGTGATTGTTGGTACGACATATGGACGTATCAGAGCAATTAAACTCGATGATGGCAGCAATGTCAAAGAGATCGGTCCAAGTACACCGGCAGCTATTGTGGGATTGAATGAAGTGCCGGGTGCCGGTGAAACACTGGTAGTAATGGAGAATGAAAAAGAAGCACGTGAACTGGCTGAAAAACGTGCAGAGTATGAAAGAGCAAAACAGCTTTCAAAAAGTACGAAAGCATCATTGGAAGATCTGTCAGCACTTATCGCAGAAGGTCAGCTCAAGTCTCTTCCTGTTATCATCAAAGCAGATGTGCAAGGATCGCTTGAAGCGATCAAGGGTAGTTTGGAGAAGCTTAGAAATGAAGAGGTCAAGGTTAATATTATCCATGAAGGTGTAGGTGGGGTTACAGAGAGTGACGTAACGTTGGCAGATGCCAGTGAACATGCAGTCATTCTCGGTTTTAATGTCAGACCTACAGGATCAGTCAAGAAGAAAGCGAAAGAACTGGGCGTGGAGATCCGTACCTACAGTATTATTTATGATCTGCTTGATGATGTGAAGGCATTGCTTGGCGGTCTGATGAGTCCTGTGATCAAAGAAGAGGTGACGGGTCAGGCGGAAGTACGTGAAACCTTTGTTGTGGGTAAAGTAGGAACCATTGCCGGATGTAAGGTGACTGACGGTGTGATCACACGTAACTCCAAAGCAAGACTCATCCGTGACGGTGTTGTGGTATATGAGAGCTCTATTTCTTCCCTTAAACGCTTCAATGAAGATGCGAAAGAGGTGAAGAATGGTTATGAGTGTGGTATTATGCTTGAGAACTTTAATGATATAAAAGAAGGTGATGTAATTGAAACCTTCAAAGATGTTGAGGAACAGGTAAAGCTGTAA
- the rbfA gene encoding 30S ribosome-binding factor RbfA, translating into MTQEEIKRKRTESVLREIIPEALATLDDSRINSLLVTDVVCSKGRSDAKVYLDKSFLTEQEQREALKQLRAVAGYIQNHCKQSEGWFKAPRFTFEFDEQLEKQSRMEELFKQIAQRKKDESDES; encoded by the coding sequence ATGACACAAGAAGAGATTAAGCGTAAGCGCACGGAATCGGTGCTTAGAGAGATCATTCCTGAAGCATTGGCAACATTGGATGACAGTCGTATCAATTCATTGTTAGTGACCGATGTGGTCTGTTCTAAAGGAAGAAGCGATGCAAAGGTCTATCTGGACAAATCCTTTTTGACAGAGCAGGAACAGCGCGAAGCACTTAAACAGTTGCGTGCAGTAGCAGGCTACATCCAAAATCATTGTAAGCAAAGTGAAGGGTGGTTCAAGGCACCGCGTTTTACCTTTGAATTTGATGAACAGCTTGAAAAACAGAGCCGGATGGAAGAGCTTTTCAAGCAGATCGCACAACGCAAAAAGGATGAGAGTGATGAATCTTGA
- the rimP gene encoding ribosome maturation factor RimP has product MNLEEQIAKIVEANGASLYDIEVVTEFDEAIYRVYITKTGGVELDLCAEISNELSPFLDVNPPMHGHYRLEVSSPGIERKLIKPVHFQNAIGEKVKIKIPGKERLKGVMKSADDEGFTVGTKEGDVTLKYGDIGTAKTYFEW; this is encoded by the coding sequence ATGAATCTTGAGGAGCAGATCGCCAAGATCGTTGAGGCAAACGGTGCATCTCTTTATGATATAGAAGTTGTTACAGAGTTTGATGAGGCAATTTATCGTGTTTATATTACTAAGACAGGTGGTGTAGAGCTTGATCTCTGTGCAGAAATATCCAATGAACTCTCTCCATTTCTCGATGTCAATCCTCCTATGCATGGGCATTACCGCTTGGAGGTAAGCTCTCCAGGTATTGAAAGAAAGCTGATTAAACCGGTACATTTCCAAAATGCTATTGGTGAAAAAGTGAAGATCAAAATTCCCGGGAAGGAACGCCTTAAAGGGGTAATGAAGTCGGCTGATGATGAAGGTTTTACGGTTGGGACCAAAGAGGGTGATGTCACTTTAAAGTATGGTGATATAGGTACAGCAAAAACCTATTTTGAGTGGTAA
- the ribD gene encoding bifunctional diaminohydroxyphosphoribosylaminopyrimidine deaminase/5-amino-6-(5-phosphoribosylamino)uracil reductase RibD produces the protein MNLDEIFMRLALDEAWKYQLLTYPNPAVGAVIVQNGRILAVQAHQKAGTSHAEVIALLYAYEVLSSKRIVFDRFDAHKAHDFLLSLPKNFFSECTIYVTLEPCSHTGKTPSCASLLQKLSPKRVVIGLKDPITGHNNGAKMLKSVTLGVLEDACRDLLEPFLIWQKRAFVLFKLAQTTNGRIGGGYLSSQASLYHVHQLREVCSTLMIGGNTVRIDRPILDCRFTQGRAPNVTIYSKKKKFDETIPLFGVNRRSVTVTEELDWLTEPSFVLVEGGERMLKALKDHIDWMLIYQTPKLSTHELSYNIDMNLAFLHQDKKDADIMIWSRQVGH, from the coding sequence ATGAACCTGGATGAAATATTTATGCGGCTTGCCCTGGATGAAGCGTGGAAATATCAGCTTCTCACTTATCCAAATCCTGCTGTAGGTGCAGTTATTGTACAAAATGGCCGTATCCTCGCTGTTCAGGCACATCAGAAAGCCGGCACTTCGCATGCAGAAGTAATTGCCTTGCTCTATGCGTATGAAGTACTCTCTTCAAAGAGGATCGTTTTTGACAGGTTTGATGCGCATAAGGCCCATGATTTTTTGTTATCTCTTCCCAAAAATTTTTTTTCTGAATGTACGATCTATGTGACTTTGGAACCCTGTTCCCATACAGGAAAAACACCCTCCTGTGCCTCTTTGTTACAGAAACTTTCGCCAAAGCGTGTGGTTATAGGATTAAAAGATCCCATTACAGGACACAACAATGGTGCGAAAATGCTCAAAAGCGTCACTTTAGGGGTACTTGAGGATGCGTGCAGGGATTTGCTGGAGCCCTTTTTGATCTGGCAGAAACGTGCATTTGTTCTTTTTAAACTGGCACAAACCACTAATGGACGTATTGGAGGAGGGTACCTAAGCTCACAAGCATCTTTGTACCATGTCCATCAGCTCCGGGAGGTGTGCAGTACTCTTATGATCGGTGGTAATACCGTACGTATTGACAGACCGATACTCGATTGCCGTTTTACCCAAGGCAGAGCACCAAATGTAACAATTTATAGCAAAAAGAAAAAATTTGATGAGACCATACCTCTTTTTGGGGTAAACAGACGCTCTGTAACAGTCACAGAGGAACTTGACTGGTTAACAGAACCCTCTTTTGTACTGGTTGAAGGAGGAGAGAGGATGCTGAAAGCATTGAAAGATCATATCGATTGGATGCTGATATATCAAACACCTAAGCTCTCTACGCATGAATTATCCTATAATATCGACATGAATTTAGCATTTTTGCATCAGGATAAAAAAGATGCAGATATAATGATATGGAGTAGACAAGTTGGGCATTGA
- the ubiE gene encoding bifunctional demethylmenaquinone methyltransferase/2-methoxy-6-polyprenyl-1,4-benzoquinol methylase UbiE, with translation MGIEKLTDKQQKQEKIVEMFDNIAETYDLANRVLSMGIDIQWRKKGCDKAFEILKKKELEQITDVATGTGDLLIYWKEQAQKNGIEIEKYVGIDPSVGMLEVAKKKVDFANFIEGKAQELPIGNQSTNVISISYGIRNVVDRVEALQEFHRALKPGGIVVILEFTKQDRSGLIDKVVDFGMKKVLPRIGGLISKNYEAYKYLPDSIEEFLTTEMLSQELEEAGFEMKYTKSFSMGISTLLVAQKI, from the coding sequence TTGGGCATTGAAAAACTGACAGATAAACAGCAGAAACAGGAAAAGATCGTAGAGATGTTTGATAACATTGCCGAGACCTATGACCTGGCCAACAGGGTGCTGAGTATGGGTATTGATATCCAATGGCGCAAAAAGGGCTGTGATAAAGCTTTTGAGATACTGAAGAAAAAAGAACTTGAACAGATTACAGATGTTGCAACTGGTACCGGAGACCTGCTGATCTATTGGAAAGAACAGGCACAGAAGAATGGTATTGAGATAGAGAAGTATGTCGGTATCGATCCATCAGTAGGGATGCTTGAAGTGGCAAAGAAGAAAGTCGATTTTGCCAATTTTATTGAAGGAAAGGCGCAGGAACTCCCCATAGGGAACCAAAGTACCAATGTCATCTCGATCTCTTACGGAATTCGCAATGTAGTGGACCGGGTAGAAGCACTGCAAGAGTTCCATAGGGCTTTGAAACCAGGCGGCATAGTGGTAATACTTGAATTTACAAAGCAGGATAGAAGTGGGTTGATAGACAAAGTAGTAGATTTTGGAATGAAAAAAGTACTGCCGCGTATTGGTGGTTTGATCTCAAAGAATTATGAAGCTTACAAATATCTTCCCGACTCTATTGAAGAGTTCCTGACAACTGAAATGCTAAGCCAGGAGCTTGAGGAGGCCGGATTTGAGATGAAATATACCAAATCCTTTTCAATGGGAATCAGTACGCTTTTGGTGGCGCAGAAGATTTAA
- the xseA gene encoding exodeoxyribonuclease VII large subunit, whose translation MMSVSSLNTKIKSLLEATFMHILVEGEIASVTYHTSGHLYFSIKDDKSSIKCVMWRSSVVKMKFRIEKGMHIVVEGSVSVYTPRGEYQFQTVRIEPYGQGALALAFEQLKERLKAKGYFDVQKKKPIPKQILKIALVTAKESAALHDMLKIIEKRWPMVEVYVVDTLVQGEAAAPQIVKSLKYADRLGADVVVVGRGGGSVEDLWAFNEEVVADMIFAMKTPVVSAVGHEVDVLISDYVADLRAPTPSAAIEMILPDRNEVLYMLDELAERFGSSVRHRIDQKMQLLRHSKTLLIQSSPSRKLQETQRAFLSLKEEFNRTVRHRLDLYSVQVPQLQVEFQNSMALVLRYKMQQVEYLYEKIKLSDPRQQCKTGWAQVSKDGKTVTLEMIEADEKFIVEDISARIEAICLSKKEI comes from the coding sequence ATGATGTCTGTTTCATCGCTTAATACAAAGATTAAATCTCTCCTGGAAGCGACTTTTATGCATATTCTCGTTGAAGGTGAAATCGCTTCTGTTACTTATCATACTTCCGGTCATCTCTATTTTAGTATCAAAGATGACAAGAGTTCCATCAAGTGTGTCATGTGGCGTTCTTCTGTAGTCAAGATGAAGTTTCGTATCGAGAAGGGAATGCATATTGTTGTTGAAGGTTCTGTCAGTGTTTACACACCAAGAGGGGAATACCAGTTCCAAACCGTCAGAATCGAACCATATGGTCAGGGTGCTTTGGCATTGGCCTTTGAACAGCTTAAAGAGAGGTTGAAGGCAAAAGGTTATTTTGATGTACAAAAAAAGAAACCTATTCCCAAACAGATCCTTAAAATAGCTTTGGTAACAGCCAAAGAGAGTGCAGCACTGCATGATATGCTTAAGATCATTGAAAAACGATGGCCCATGGTGGAAGTATACGTAGTCGATACGTTGGTTCAGGGAGAAGCAGCTGCCCCGCAGATTGTCAAAAGTTTGAAATATGCCGATAGACTAGGTGCGGATGTTGTGGTTGTCGGACGAGGGGGAGGATCAGTAGAAGATCTTTGGGCTTTCAATGAAGAGGTGGTAGCAGATATGATCTTTGCTATGAAGACTCCGGTAGTAAGTGCGGTAGGACATGAGGTGGATGTACTGATCTCTGATTATGTGGCAGATCTGAGAGCACCTACTCCCAGTGCAGCTATAGAGATGATACTGCCCGATCGTAATGAGGTTCTTTATATGCTTGATGAATTGGCAGAACGTTTTGGAAGCAGTGTCAGGCACAGGATCGATCAGAAAATGCAGCTTTTAAGACATAGTAAGACATTACTGATACAAAGTTCTCCCTCCCGTAAACTGCAGGAGACACAAAGGGCATTTCTCAGCCTGAAAGAGGAGTTTAATCGAACTGTTCGACATAGACTGGATCTGTATAGTGTACAGGTTCCTCAGCTGCAGGTAGAGTTCCAAAATAGCATGGCACTTGTGCTTCGCTATAAAATGCAGCAGGTAGAGTATTTGTATGAAAAGATAAAGCTGAGTGATCCAAGACAACAGTGTAAAACAGGATGGGCACAAGTATCCAAGGATGGAAAAACAGTAACCCTGGAGATGATCGAAGCAGATGAAAAATTTATAGTGGAAGATATCTCTGCTCGTATTGAAGCAATATGCTTAAGTAAAAAAGAGATATGA